From the genome of Rathayibacter sp. VKM Ac-2804:
CGCTGCCGTCCTGGTATCGGCCGCAGGTAACGTCGTCGAACCGCCGGGCGGCACGGAAGTCCAGCTCGCGGCCGTCTACTACCACGGGTTCTATCCGACGAAGAAGGAGTGTGAGGCCGCGGTCAAAGCCAAGCTGGCAACTCGTCTCTACCGACTCGGTGGATGCACGCTCTTCAACCAGGCTCCGCACAAGGGTGAATGGCAGCTCTGGCTCGACGAGAAGGACTGCACGGATCGCGTTCTGAGAGCGCTGGAGGCAGTGAACGGTCGACCTGAGGTTGTCCTCTGACGGTGTCGCCCTTGAAGAGCAGACGAATGCTTCGTATCTTCACTATCTCCGTGTCGCTGTCGGCAGTTCTCTGTGGTTGCTCGCCGGAGTCCTCAGCCGTCCCACGATTCGAGGACGTGAGGATCGACGTCGATGGAGTCGAGCGTCACGTTGCACTGCACCGCCAGCAGGACGGCGTCGTCGCCCGTGCGCTCGTTCTGATCGCGGGCGGCGGCCCAGGGAGCGAGTTCGTCGAGGAATCGGCAGCGGAACTGTCAGCGAAAGGATACGCCTCCCTCGTCATCGACGATCCCGACGTGACGACGCCGGAGCAGATCAGGGCCGTCTTCGATCATGTCGCTGACAGCAGTGAAACGCCCGTGCCGCAAGCGATTCTCGGCTTCTCACCGGCCGGCCCCGACGTCTGGCGATTGATGGAGAGTGACGCTGAGCGCATCGACATGGCGTTTCTGGTCTCATGCGCCCTACCTCGAGGCGAGTTCGATTTTCAGCAGTTGCGTGCAACCGGCGTGCGTGCTGTCTTCGCCGAGGGCGGCGAGGTCTATCGCAGTAGTTATCAGCGGGCGCACGGTCCGATGAGCTCGATTCCCACACCTCACGACTTCCTCGTCTACGGGAACGGCATCACGGACATCTACTATGACCGTGCCTCGCAGGCTTTCCATGATGAGACGTGGAGGGCAACACTCGAATCCTTGGCGGACTGGTTCGATATCTGGGCGCCGGGATCGGCGTCAGCGGGAGCGCATCCCGACCACTGATGACGCCGTCGGAGATCAGCGAAAGAGGTCGACCAGGTTGACATCGGCAGGTGTCACGCCCGCGCGAGCACCGCCGCGAATGCGTCCGCCGCGGCAGCCGCGTCGGCCGGCGTCGACTCCGCGCCGAAGCTGAAGCGCACCGCCGTCTGCGCGACGGCCGGCTCGAGCCCGAGCGCCAGGAGCGTCGGGGACGGCTCGTCCCGGCCGGCGGCGCACGCCGAGCCGCTGGACACCACGACGCCGCGCTCCTCCAGCGCCAGCAGGATCGACTCGCCGCTGCGCCCCGGCACCACGAACGACGCGATCGACGGCAGCCGGTGCTCCGCCGACCCCAGCGGCACGGCCCGGGGCACCTCCGCCGCGACCCGCGCCGCGAAGGCGCCGCGCACCGCCGAGACGCGGTCGCCCCGCGCCGGATCCACCAGCTGCACCGCGACGCCGAGCGCCACCGCGAACGCCACGTTCTCGGTCCCCGAGCGCCGCGCCCGCTCCTGCCCGCCGCCGTGCACGAGCGGCTCGAACGGCACCCGGCTGCGCAGCAGCAGGGCCCCCACGCCCTTCGGCGCCCCGAGCTTGTGCCCCGAGATCGACACCGCGTCCGCACCGAGTCCGGCGAGATCCACCCAGCCCGCCGCCTGCACGGCGTCCACGTGCAGCGGGATCCGCAGCGGCCGGCACAGCGCCGCGATCGCCGCGACGTCCTGCACCGTCCCGATCTCGTTGCTCGCCGCCATCACCGAGACGAGCGCCGTGTCCGGCCGCAGCAGCGCGGCGAGCGCGTCGAGGTCGAGCCGCCCCTCCGCGTCCACCGGCGCGACCGAGATCTCGACGCCGTGCAGCCGGCGCAGGTGATCCGCGGACTCGACCGTCGCCTCGTGCTCGATCGCCGAGATCACGACGTGCCGATGGGACGGATCGAGCGCCAGACCGCCGAGAGCGATGCCCTTGACCGCCGTGTTGATCGACTCGGTCCCGCCCGAGGTGAAGAGGACCTCCGAGGCGCGCCCGCCGAGGAAGCGCGCCACGTGCCTCCGCGCCTCCTCCAGCGCCCGCGCCGCCGAGTCGCCCAGTGCGTGGCTGCTCGACGGATTGCCGTACTCGCTGGTAAGGAACGGCCACATCGCCTCGAGCACCTCGCGGCGCACGGGCGAGGTCGCGGCGTGATCGAGGTAGATCACGCCGCCGGAGCCTCGATCGCGATGTCGAGGCCGAGATCGAGCGAGCGGACGCTGTGCGTCAGCGCCCCGACGGAGATCACGTCGACACCGGCCTCGGCGATGGCGCGCACCGAGTCGAGGTTCACCCCGCCGCTGGCCTCCACCACGGCCCGGCCGCCGATCAGCGCGACGCCCTGCGCCAGCTGCTCGGACGTGAAGTTGTCGAGCATGATCGTGTCGGCGCCGCCGGCGAGGGCCGCGCCGATCTGCTCCAGCCGGTCGACCTCGACCTCGATGTGCGTCGTGTGCGAGACGGCCGCGCGGGCGGCGAGCAGCGCGTCCGTCAGGTCGAGACCGCGCTGGGCGAGGATCGCGAGGTGGTTGTCCTTCGCGAGGATCGCGTCCGAGAGCGAGAAGCGGTGGTTGTGCCCGCCGCCGCTGCGCACCGCGTGCCGCTCGAGGGCGCGCAGTCCCGGAGTGGTCTTGCGGGTGTCGACGATGCGCGCGCGGGTGCCCGCCACGGCCTCGACGTACCGCGCGGTCAGCGTCGCGATGCCGCTCATCCGCTGCACGAGGTTCAGCGCCACGCGCTCGCCGCGCAGCACTCCGCCGGCCGGACCGTCGATCCGCGCGAGGACGTCGCCGGCCGCGAAGACCGTGCCGTCCGGGACGACGTCCTGCACGCGGATCCGCGAGTCGGCCTGCAGGAAGGTGCCGAGCAGAACCGCGCCGCCGCTGAAGACGCCGGGCTCGCGCGCGACGAGCGCCGCGGAGGCCGTCGCGTCGGCGGGCAGCAGTGTGTCGGAGGTGAGATCGCCCCAGGGGGCGTCCTCCTCCAGGGCCAGGGTGACGATGCGCTCGATGCTCTGACGGGTCAGCACGGGACGGCGACCTTTCTCGTACCGGCGACGCGGTAGGCGCTCGCCGAGGGGTGGGGGTGGTCGGTGCGGTGGTGGGCGCCGCGCGACTCGGCGCGGGCCAGGGCGGCGTCGATCAGGGCGAGACCGCAGGCGCGGAGGTTCGCGTCCTCGAGGGTCGCCCGGGTCAGCGGCGCGGGGGAGCCGGCCGCGGCCAGCGCGGCGCGGGCCGACTCGAGGCCTGCGGCGTCGCGCGAGAGCCCGGCGCCCGTCCAGAGCGTCTCCTGCAGGAGCGCCCGGTCGAGGGCGAGCGGCACGAGGGCGGTGGGCGGCGCGGAGTCCGAGGCGGAGGAGGCCCGAGCCCCGTCGTCCAGCGCCGCAGCGACCCGTCGCGCGAAGACGACGCCCTCGAGCAGGCTGTTCGACGCCAGACGGTTCGCGCCGTGCACGCCGGTGCAGGCGACCTCGCCGACGGCGAAGAGCCCGGGGAGGCTGGTCCGCCCGTCGAGGTTGGTGGCGATCCCGCCCATCCAGTAGTGCGCGGCCGGCGTCACCGGGATGAGGTCGTCGGCGAGCGAGAGCCCGCCCGCGCGGCAGGCGGCGGAGATCGTCGGGAAGCGGTGCGCGAGCACCTCGGCAGGGATCGCCCGCGCGTCGAGGTGCACCGGCAGTCCGCCCTGGAGCCGCATCCGGTCGGCGATCGCGCGCGCCACCACATCGCGCGGCGCCAGCTCGGCGTCCGGGTGCACGCCGACGAGGAAGCGCTCGCCCGCGGCGTCGCGCAGCACCGCGCCCTCGCCGCGGACCGCCTCCGACACCAGGAACCCGCCCGGCAGGGCGAGCGAGGTGGGGTGGAACTGGTAGAACTCCAGGTCCGCCGTCTGCGCACCGGCCCGCAGCGCCGCCGCGAGCCCGTCGCCGGTGGCGACCGCGGGATTCGTCGTGTGCAGGTAGAGCTGCCCGGCGCCGCCGGTGGCGAGGACGACCGCGTCGGCGTCGATCCGCTGGACCCGGCCCTCCCTCAGCACGTCGACGCCGGTGACCGCGGCACCCGCCCGCACGAGGTCGACCAGCACGGTCTCCTCGAGCACGGTGACGGCGGCGGCGCGCACCGCGGCGACGAGCGCCTCCTCGATGGCGGAGCCGGTCGCGTCGCCGCCCGCGTGCAGGATCCGCGGCCGCGAGTGCGCGCCCTCGAGTCCGCGCGCCAGCCGGTCGCCGTCGCGGTCGAAGCCGACGCCCCACGCCACGAGCGCGGCGACCGCCGCCGGCCCCTCGGCGCAGAGCACCTCGACGGCCGAGCGCGAGCAGAGCCCGGCGCCGGCGGTCAGGGTGTCCTCGACGTGCAGCGCGACCGAGTCGTCGTCCGTCGTGACGGCCGCGATCCCGCCCTGCGCGGCGCGTGTGCTCGACTCCGCGAGCGCGCCCTTGGTGACGAGGAGCACCTCGTGCCGGCGCGAGGCCAGCAGGGCGACGACCAGGCCGGCGATCCCGCTGCCGACCACGACCGTGCGGGTCACGTCAGACCCCCGCGGCGGGAGTCGGGGCGACCGGACCGGCCGGCGGCACCGCGGCGAGCATGCGCTCGAGCGCCACCCGCGCCTGGTCCTGCACGGCGTCGTCGACCGAGATCCGGTTGTGCACCGTCCCGGCGACGAGCCCCTCCAGCACCCAGGCGAGGTACCCCGGGTGGATCCGGTACATCGTCGAGCACGGGCAGACCACGTCGTCGAGGCAGAAGATGGTGTGCTGCGGATACTGCACCGCGAGGCGCTGCACGAGGTTGATCTCGGTGCCGATCGCGAAGGTACTGCCCGCCGGCGCGGCCTGGATCGCCTTGACGATGTAGTCGGTCGAGCCGTACTCGTCCGCCGCGTCGACGACCGCCATCGGGCACTCCGGGTGCACGATCACGCGGACGTCCGGGTGCTGGAGGCGCGCGCGCTCGATCTGCGCGACTGTGAAGCGCTTGTGCACCGAGCAGAAGCCGTGCCAGAGGATGACCTGCGCGTCGAGCAGCGTCGCCTCGTCCGAGCCGCCGCCCGGCTTCCGCGGGTTCCACATCGGCATCCGCTCGAGCGGCACGCCCATCGCCTTCGCGGTGTTGCGGCCGAGGTGCTGGTCGGGGAAGAACAGGACCCGCTGCCCGCGCGCGAACGCGTCCTCGAGCACGGTGGTCGCGTTCGACGAGGTGCAGACCACGCCGCCGTTGCGCCCGCAGAACGCCTTGAGCGCCGCGGAGGAGTTCATGTAGGTCACCGGGATCAGCGGCACCCGGCCGTCGGCGTCCGGCTCGGTGCCGTAGAGCTCGGTCAGCTCGGCCCAGGCGTCCTCGACGGAGTCGATGTCGGCCATGTCCGCCATCGAGCAGCCGGCGGCGAGGTTGGGCAGGATGACCGCCTGGTCGGGGCGGGAGAGGATGTCCGCCGTCTCCGCCATGAAGTGCACGCCGCAGAAGACGATCGCCTCGGCGTCCGGCCGGTTCGCGACCGCTTTGGCGAGCTGGAAGGAGTCGCCGACGAAGTCCGCGTACTGCACCACCTCGTCGCGCTGGTAGAAGTGGCCGAGCACGACGACGCGCTCGCCCAGCGTCTCCTTCGCCGCGAGGATGCGGCGGTGCAGCTCGTCGGCGCTCGCCGCGGTGTACTCGTCGGGGAGGCGGCCCTGGACGGGCGACGCCGCCGGGATCGGGTCCGCCTGCGAGGCGCCGGGACCGTACGCGGGGACGCCGAGGTCGAACGACCAGGGCGCGTCGGCGAGCTCGGGCGCGCAGGTCTCGCCGGGGGCTGCTCCCCGCTCGATGAGCTGGATGGTGCTGTCGACCGATGTCACGGTGTCTCCTCGATGGTGCGGTTCGGACGGGGGCGGCGGCCGGTGCTAGACCGGCAGCGGCCCGTTGTCGACGAGTGCCACGGACCCGTCGTAGCGGTACAGCCGGGGCGGGCGGTGACGGGTGCCCGTCAGCCGCTGCTCGGTCGGCACCACGGTCTTGGAGGCCTCGATCGTCCGGCGGAAGTTCGCCGGGTCGAGGGGCTTCTGCAGGACGGCCTCGTGCACCTCGCGCAGCTGGGCGAGCGTGAACGTCTCGCCGAGGAAGGCCTGCGCGATGCGGGAGTACTCCATCTTGTTGCGCAGGCGCCAGAGCGCGTAGTCGACGATCAGCCCGTGATCGAAGGCCAGCTCGGGCATCAGATCGGTGCAGAGCCAGGCGACGTTCTCGTCCACGATCGCGGCGTCGGCCTCGGAGGTCCGCACCAGCGCCCAGTAGACGATCGAGACGACGCGGCGCTCGCCGCGGGAGCGCTCGGTGCCGCCGACGGCGTAGAGCTGCTCGAGGTAGCGCGGAGCGAGGCCCGTCGTCTCGCGGAGGGTGCGGCGCGCCGCCTCGGCGAGGTCCTCGTCGGGGCGGAGCGGGCCGCCGGGCAGCGCCCAGAGCCCCTGGTAGGGATCGCGCAGACGGCGGACGACGGGGATCCAGACGGCGGCGGCCCCGGTCTCCGGGTGCGGGCGCAGCGCGAAGATCACGGTCGACACCGCGAGCTGCGGCGCTGCTGCGTCCACCCGGACCCCCTAAAAGTCACTCTGACCCTAACGACTCCCTCGAGCTTAGTGTCACCCCGACCCGAACACCAAGTCCCTCCGCCGTCCGCGCCCGCGCCCGTTCCCCGCCGCGAGATGCCACGTGCGGACGCGACACGCCGAGAAAGCCGTGCACAAGTGGCATCTCGCGGCGGGGGACAGGACGTGCACCCGCCCGCTAGGGTGAGCGGACAACCGAATACCGGGCCGCATACGCGACGCGGGAGAGCCGACTCCGGTCGGCACCGAAGGAGCAAGCCTCCCCGCCAATCTCTCAGGTCTTGTACCGCGTCGAACTGGCCACTCTGGAAAGCGATCCGCACGAGGATCCGCCGATGGTGAAAGCGATCGCCCCGCGAGGGACGGCGTGAATCTCTCAGGCACCACGACAGAGGGGGAGTTCCCACGGCACTGCTGTGCCACGCATCACCGACCTGTGCGGGCGCGTGCGCAGCACTGCGACGAATTGGAGAACTCCCACATGTCCGAAGAGAACTCAATCGACGAGAACCCTGTCGACGAGAACGCTGTCGAAGGCACCTCTGCCCAGACGGCCCCCGCCGAGTCCGGCGCCCCCGAGACCGGCGGCATCGAGATCGACTCGCCCGACGCCACCGCGCCGAGCACCGAGCCCCGCCGCTCGCCGCTGCACGACGTGCACGTGGCCGCCGGCGCCTCCTTCACCGACTTCGCCGGCTGGTGGATGCCCGTCCGCTACACCGGCGACCTCGCCGAGCACCACGCCGTCCGCACCGCGGCCGGCCTGTTCGACCTCTCCCACATGGGCGAGATCCTCGTCGTCGGCCCCGAGGCGGTGGACGCCCTCGACTACGCGCTCGCGAGCGACCTCTCCGCCGTCGCCGTCGGCCGGGCGAAGTACACCCTCCTGCTCGACCGCACCGGCGGCGTGATCGACGACCTCGTCGTCTACCGCACCGGCGAGGACCGCTTCATGGTCGTGGCGAACGCCGCCAACCGCCACGTGGTCGCCGAGCAGCTGCGCGACCGCACCGCGATGTTCGAGTGCGAGCTCTACGACGAGAGCGACGACGTCGCGCTGATCGCGATCCAGGGCCCGCGCTCGCTCGAGATCCTGCAGAACCTCCAGGGGCTCGCGATCGAGGTCGACCGGGGCGAGGAGTCGGTGCTCGACACCGACGACGCGGCCCGCCTGCTCGAGGAGCTGCGCTACTACCGCGCCGTGCCCGCCAGCTTCGAGGCGCACCCGATCCTGATCGCGCGCACCGGCTACACCGGTGAGGACGGCTTCGAGATCTACGTCGCCCCCGACACCGCCCCCGCGCTCTGGGAGGCGCTCGCCGAGACCGGCGCCGGCGCGGGCCTCGTCCCCGCCGGGCTCGCCGCCCGCGACACCCTCCGCCTGGAGGCGGGCATGCCGCTCTACGGCCACGAGCTCTCCCGCGACGTCTTCCCCGCGCAGGCCGGCCTCGGCCGCGTCGTCGCGCTCGGCAAGCCGATCGACTTCGTCGGCCGCGCGGCCAGCGAGGAGGGTCCCTCCGGCGATGCGCCCGTGCTCGTCGGCCTGATCGGGGAGGGCCGCCGCGCCGCCCGCGCGGACTACAGCGTCCACGGCGCCGACGACGACGTGATCGGCGTCGTCACCAGCGGCGTCCTCTCACCCACCCTCGGCGTGCCCATCGCGATGGCCTACGTCGCGCCGGCCTCCGCGCAGCCCGGCAGCGTCGTCTCCGTCGACATCCGCGGCAGCCGGCTCCCGATGACCGTCACCGAGCTCCCCTTCTACTCCAGAAAGAAGAACTGACATGGCCGTACCCACCGAGCTCCAGTACACGTCCGACCATGAGTGGATCCTGGTCGAGGGCGGGACCGCGACCGTCGGGATCACCGCGTACGCCGCCGACAAGCTCGGCGACGTCGTCTTCGTCGAGCTGCCCGAGGCGGGCAGCCGGGTCGAGGGCGGCTCCGTCGTCGGCGAGATCGAGTCGACCAAGTCGGTCGGCGAGCTGTTCGCGCCCGTCGACGGCGAGGTCCTCGAGACCAACACCGCCGTCGTCGACAGCCCCGAGCTGGTCAACTCCGACCCCTTCGGCGACGGCTGGCTGATCAAGGTGCGCTTCGACGCGCTGCCCGACGGCCTGCTCGACGCGGCCGCCTACGACGAGCTGGTGGGCGAGTAGATGGCGGCCCGCACCCCCGGAGAGTTCGAGTCCCGCCACATCGGGACCGACGCCGACGCCCAGCGCACCATGCTCGCGGCACTCGGCTACGACTCGGTCGACGCGCTGGTCGAGGCCGCCGTCCCCGAGTCGATCCACGTCCGCGACCTCGCGCCCGTGCTCCCCGCGCCGGCCACCGAGACCGAGGCGCTGGCCGAGCTGCGCGCCCTCGCCGCGCGCAACACCGTGCGCCGCCCGCTGATCGGGCTCGGCTACCACGGCACGCTGACCCCCGCCGTGATCAAGCGCAACGTCCTCGAGAACCCGAGCTGGTACACGGCCTACACGCCGTACCAGCCCGAGATCTCTCAGGGCCGGCTCGAGGCGCTGATCAACTTCCAGACCATGGTCGCCGACCTCACCGGTCTCGACACCGCCGGCGCCTCCATGCTCGACGAGGGCACCGCCGTCGTCGAGGCCATGCTGCTGGCCCGCCGCGCCTCGAAGGCGAAGACCGACGTCTTCGTCGTCGACTCCGACGCGCTGCCGCAGACCCTCGCTCTGCTGCGCGGCCGGGCGGAGGCGGTGGGCATCCGCATCGTGGAGCTGCCGCTCTCGCGCACCGACGCGGACGAGGTGCCCGAGTCCTTCGGCGCCCTCGTGCAGTACCCCGGCGCATCCGGCCACCTCTGGGACCCGTCCGCCGTCCTCGGCGCGGTCAAGGCGCACGGCGGCCTCGCGATCGTCGCGGCCGACCTCCTCGCGCTCACCCTCGTCCGCTCGCCGGGCGAGCTCGGCGCCGATGTCGCCGTCGGCACCACCCAGCGCTTCGGCGTCCCGATGGGCTTCGGCGGACCGCACGCCGGCTACCTCGCCGTCCGCA
Proteins encoded in this window:
- a CDS encoding cysteine desulfurase family protein produces the protein MIYLDHAATSPVRREVLEAMWPFLTSEYGNPSSSHALGDSAARALEEARRHVARFLGGRASEVLFTSGGTESINTAVKGIALGGLALDPSHRHVVISAIEHEATVESADHLRRLHGVEISVAPVDAEGRLDLDALAALLRPDTALVSVMAASNEIGTVQDVAAIAALCRPLRIPLHVDAVQAAGWVDLAGLGADAVSISGHKLGAPKGVGALLLRSRVPFEPLVHGGGQERARRSGTENVAFAVALGVAVQLVDPARGDRVSAVRGAFAARVAAEVPRAVPLGSAEHRLPSIASFVVPGRSGESILLALEERGVVVSSGSACAAGRDEPSPTLLALGLEPAVAQTAVRFSFGAESTPADAAAAADAFAAVLARA
- the nadC gene encoding carboxylating nicotinate-nucleotide diphosphorylase, which translates into the protein MLTRQSIERIVTLALEEDAPWGDLTSDTLLPADATASAALVAREPGVFSGGAVLLGTFLQADSRIRVQDVVPDGTVFAAGDVLARIDGPAGGVLRGERVALNLVQRMSGIATLTARYVEAVAGTRARIVDTRKTTPGLRALERHAVRSGGGHNHRFSLSDAILAKDNHLAILAQRGLDLTDALLAARAAVSHTTHIEVEVDRLEQIGAALAGGADTIMLDNFTSEQLAQGVALIGGRAVVEASGGVNLDSVRAIAEAGVDVISVGALTHSVRSLDLGLDIAIEAPAA
- the nadB gene encoding L-aspartate oxidase, with translation MTRTVVVGSGIAGLVVALLASRRHEVLLVTKGALAESSTRAAQGGIAAVTTDDDSVALHVEDTLTAGAGLCSRSAVEVLCAEGPAAVAALVAWGVGFDRDGDRLARGLEGAHSRPRILHAGGDATGSAIEEALVAAVRAAAVTVLEETVLVDLVRAGAAVTGVDVLREGRVQRIDADAVVLATGGAGQLYLHTTNPAVATGDGLAAALRAGAQTADLEFYQFHPTSLALPGGFLVSEAVRGEGAVLRDAAGERFLVGVHPDAELAPRDVVARAIADRMRLQGGLPVHLDARAIPAEVLAHRFPTISAACRAGGLSLADDLIPVTPAAHYWMGGIATNLDGRTSLPGLFAVGEVACTGVHGANRLASNSLLEGVVFARRVAAALDDGARASSASDSAPPTALVPLALDRALLQETLWTGAGLSRDAAGLESARAALAAAGSPAPLTRATLEDANLRACGLALIDAALARAESRGAHHRTDHPHPSASAYRVAGTRKVAVPC
- the nadA gene encoding quinolinate synthase NadA; this translates as MTSVDSTIQLIERGAAPGETCAPELADAPWSFDLGVPAYGPGASQADPIPAASPVQGRLPDEYTAASADELHRRILAAKETLGERVVVLGHFYQRDEVVQYADFVGDSFQLAKAVANRPDAEAIVFCGVHFMAETADILSRPDQAVILPNLAAGCSMADMADIDSVEDAWAELTELYGTEPDADGRVPLIPVTYMNSSAALKAFCGRNGGVVCTSSNATTVLEDAFARGQRVLFFPDQHLGRNTAKAMGVPLERMPMWNPRKPGGGSDEATLLDAQVILWHGFCSVHKRFTVAQIERARLQHPDVRVIVHPECPMAVVDAADEYGSTDYIVKAIQAAPAGSTFAIGTEINLVQRLAVQYPQHTIFCLDDVVCPCSTMYRIHPGYLAWVLEGLVAGTVHNRISVDDAVQDQARVALERMLAAVPPAGPVAPTPAAGV
- a CDS encoding NUDIX domain-containing protein, giving the protein MDAAAPQLAVSTVIFALRPHPETGAAAVWIPVVRRLRDPYQGLWALPGGPLRPDEDLAEAARRTLRETTGLAPRYLEQLYAVGGTERSRGERRVVSIVYWALVRTSEADAAIVDENVAWLCTDLMPELAFDHGLIVDYALWRLRNKMEYSRIAQAFLGETFTLAQLREVHEAVLQKPLDPANFRRTIEASKTVVPTEQRLTGTRHRPPRLYRYDGSVALVDNGPLPV
- the gcvT gene encoding glycine cleavage system aminomethyltransferase GcvT, with protein sequence MSEENSIDENPVDENAVEGTSAQTAPAESGAPETGGIEIDSPDATAPSTEPRRSPLHDVHVAAGASFTDFAGWWMPVRYTGDLAEHHAVRTAAGLFDLSHMGEILVVGPEAVDALDYALASDLSAVAVGRAKYTLLLDRTGGVIDDLVVYRTGEDRFMVVANAANRHVVAEQLRDRTAMFECELYDESDDVALIAIQGPRSLEILQNLQGLAIEVDRGEESVLDTDDAARLLEELRYYRAVPASFEAHPILIARTGYTGEDGFEIYVAPDTAPALWEALAETGAGAGLVPAGLAARDTLRLEAGMPLYGHELSRDVFPAQAGLGRVVALGKPIDFVGRAASEEGPSGDAPVLVGLIGEGRRAARADYSVHGADDDVIGVVTSGVLSPTLGVPIAMAYVAPASAQPGSVVSVDIRGSRLPMTVTELPFYSRKKN
- the gcvH gene encoding glycine cleavage system protein GcvH; its protein translation is MAVPTELQYTSDHEWILVEGGTATVGITAYAADKLGDVVFVELPEAGSRVEGGSVVGEIESTKSVGELFAPVDGEVLETNTAVVDSPELVNSDPFGDGWLIKVRFDALPDGLLDAAAYDELVGE